GAGATCGTCGCGAAGGGCGGCCGGCAGATCGCCGACGCTCGACCGGCCGGGCGCTTCACCGCCGCCGAGCCAGAGCCCCGCGCGGGCGTTCGTGGGGGCCATATGCCCGGCGCCAGAAGCGTGCCGGCGAGTTCGCTCTCGCAAGACGGCATGCTGCTCCCGGTCGAGGCGTTGCGGGAGAAGCTCGAGGCGGCAGGACTCGACCTGGACCAGCCGATCGTGACCTCATGCGGGTCGGGCATTACCGCCGCGGTAATCACGTTGGCGCTGGAATCCGTCGGTCATTACGGCAGCAAGCTCTATGACGGTTCCTGGTCGGAGTGGGGCAGTCTTGCCGACACGCCGGTCGCCACCGGTAAGGAGTAAGCATGGAGGCCCAAGAAGGCACGGAAACCGTCCCCGTCACGGTGACCTTCCTGGAGATGTCCGCCCCGCCGGCGCACTATCCGCCACTCCCGCACAACCGGCAGATCGCACTGCTGCGAGCGCGAAAGGTGCCGACCCACTTCTACCGCTATCTCGCCGATCGGGTTGGGCGCAAATGGCATTGGGTCAACATCCTGCGCTGCAGCGAGGAGGAACTGGAAGCTTCCCTGTGGAAGCCCGATCGCGATATACGCGTGCTTTATCTCGATGGTGCGCCCGCAGGGTTCTTCGACATCAAGCCGCATTTGCCGGCAACGGCGGAGATCGCCTATTTCGGCATGATGGAGCACGCGATGGGGCAGGGGCTCGGCCGCTGGTTCCTGGGCGCGGCGATCGAGGCGGCGTGGGCGCAGGGTCCGAGCACCGTGACCGTCCAGACCTGCACCATGGATCATCCGGCCGCACTTCCGCTCTACCAGAAAATGGGCTTTTCGCCGGTCGGCCAGAAGCAGGAGATCGTCAAGCTCATGACTTTTGCCGAACGCTCGGAAAGCGTCATGCGCTGACAGGTGGGCGGTTCGTCGCCTGAACGGATCGTTCATCACCGCTTCAGCTTTGGACTGCAATGGTCGCCCCGGTTCCAAGTCAAACGGAGAGGGCGCGATCCCATGCCGAAATCATCATTCCTTGCGGCGGCAATGGCTGCGATGCTTGCCCTGCCGGGGCAGGCGGCGGCGCAATCCATGCCCTCGGCATCCCAGATCGAGCGCTCGCTGGAGGCCGCACCGCGCGAAAGGATCCGGCCAGAACAGCGGACCACGGTGCGCGAGTTGAAGCGAAGGCCCGAACTGCGGCGGGCCGCTCCCTCGATCGATATCCAGGCTATCAACTTCGCCTTCGGTTCGGACGAAATCCCTGACTCGCAATACAACAAGGTCGAGAACATCGCGACGGCGATGGAGCGAATCCTGCGCCGCAAGCGCGGCGAGGTCTTCCTGATCGAGGGCCACACGGACGCCGTGGGCTCGTTCGCCGCCAACCAGCGTCTGTCCGAAGAGCGCGCCGCCTCCCTGAAGCGCGTGCTGGTGCGCGAGTTCGGCATTCCGCGCCGCGCGCTGGAGACGGTCGGCTATGGCGAGGAGTATCTGCTGGTGCCGACGCAGAACGAGAACTGGCGCAACCGTCGCGTCACCCTGCGGCGCATCACGGACGTCGTCCGGCCCTACTGATCCGCGCGTCATTGTCATTGCGGCGCAACCGGCGCATCCTCGCTGGCAGAGCAGGAGGATGCCAATGACGATCAGGGTCGTGATGAGCGGCGCAACCGGCTGGGTGGGCAGGGCTCTCGTGCCGGCGATCATGGCCGACGGCGGCATGCGCCTTGCCGGCGCCGTCTCGCGCAACGCTGCTGGGCAGGATGCAGGCTTGGCCGCAGGCGTCACGTCCGTGGGGGTCAGCGTCTCGGCGACGCTCGAGGAGGCGTTCGCCACGCCCTCGGATGTGATGGTGGACTACACCAAGCCCGATGCCGTTAAGGCACATGTGATGACGGCGATAGATCACGGACGGCACGTGGTCATCGGCACGTCGGGTCTTGGGGCCGCCGACTATGCAGAGATAGAAAAGGCGGCGCTCGCCAACGGGGTCGGCGTGATTGCAGCCGGCAACTTCTCCATCACGGCGACGCTGATGAAGCGGTTCGCCCTGATGGCGGCCAAGTACGTGCCGGACGTGGAAGTCATCGACTATGCGAGCGCCAGGAAGCCGGATGCGCCTTCTGGCACAGCGCGCGAGCTGGCGGAGGCGCTGTCTGCGGTGCGCGGCGCGTCGACCGCAAAGCCGCAAGCGGAAGTCTCGGGCATT
This portion of the Mesorhizobium shangrilense genome encodes:
- a CDS encoding GNAT family N-acetyltransferase, translated to MEAQEGTETVPVTVTFLEMSAPPAHYPPLPHNRQIALLRARKVPTHFYRYLADRVGRKWHWVNILRCSEEELEASLWKPDRDIRVLYLDGAPAGFFDIKPHLPATAEIAYFGMMEHAMGQGLGRWFLGAAIEAAWAQGPSTVTVQTCTMDHPAALPLYQKMGFSPVGQKQEIVKLMTFAERSESVMR
- a CDS encoding OmpA family protein, which translates into the protein MPKSSFLAAAMAAMLALPGQAAAQSMPSASQIERSLEAAPRERIRPEQRTTVRELKRRPELRRAAPSIDIQAINFAFGSDEIPDSQYNKVENIATAMERILRRKRGEVFLIEGHTDAVGSFAANQRLSEERAASLKRVLVREFGIPRRALETVGYGEEYLLVPTQNENWRNRRVTLRRITDVVRPY
- the dapB gene encoding 4-hydroxy-tetrahydrodipicolinate reductase, translated to MTIRVVMSGATGWVGRALVPAIMADGGMRLAGAVSRNAAGQDAGLAAGVTSVGVSVSATLEEAFATPSDVMVDYTKPDAVKAHVMTAIDHGRHVVIGTSGLGAADYAEIEKAALANGVGVIAAGNFSITATLMKRFALMAAKYVPDVEVIDYASARKPDAPSGTARELAEALSAVRGASTAKPQAEVSGIRETRGAAVGTGQGVQVHALRLPSYILSCEALFGLPDERLTIRHDAGSSAAPYVAGTLLAIRKVGSIRGLVRGLDALID